From Salvia splendens isolate huo1 chromosome 3, SspV2, whole genome shotgun sequence, a single genomic window includes:
- the LOC121794652 gene encoding E3 ubiquitin-protein ligase SINAT3-like, with amino-acid sequence MAALEIDSVECVSSIDGNEDEEIVSHTKQHDLPHQYSSKPHGAVAVGLVPTSVHELLECPVCTNSMYPPIHQCHNGHTLCSTCKSRVHNRCPTCRQELGDIRCLALEKVAESLELPCKFFSLGCAEIFPYYSKLKHEAVCNFRPHNCPYAGSECSVTGDIPFLVAHLRDDHKVDMHTGSTFNHRYVKSNPREVENATWMLTVFNCFGQYFCLHFEAFQLGMAPVYMAFLRFMGDETEARNYSYSLEVGANGRKLIWEGTPRSIRCSHRKVRDSHDGLIIQRNMALFFSGDKKELKLRVTGRIWKEQQNPDTGVCIPNLSI; translated from the exons ATGGCTGCATTGGAAATTGATAGCGTGGAGTGTGTTTCTTCAATAGATGGAAATGAAGACGAAGAGATAGTTTCTCACACCAAGCAACATGATCTTCCCCATCAGTATTCCTCCAAGCCCCATGGCGCGGTTGCTGTTGGACTGGTGCCTACTAGCGTCCATGAGTTGCTCGAGTGCCCTGTTTGCACTAATTCTATGTACCCACCCATCCATCAG TGTCACAACGGGCACACACTCTGTTCAACTTGCAAGTCAAGGGTGCATAATCGCTGCCCTACTTGCAGGCAAGAGCTCGGTGATATCAGGTGTTTAGCACTAGAGAAAGTTGCTGAGTCACTAGAGCTTCCCTGCAAGTTCTTCTCCCTGGGATGTGCTGAAATATTCCCGTATTACAGCAAACTCAAGCACGAAGCAGTTTGCAACTTCAGACCACATAATTGTCCATATGCTGGATCAGAGTGCTCGGTCACAGGAGACATTCCTTTCCTGGTTGCACATTTGAGAGACGACCACAAAGTGGACATGCACACAGGGTCTACCTTCAATCACCGCTATGTTAAGTCAAACCCACGTGAAGTAGAAAACGCAACATGGATGTTAACG GTATTCAATTGTTTTGGGCAATATTTCTGCCTCCACTTTGAAGCATTCCAGCTGGGAATGGCGCCCGTGTATATGGCATTTCTACGTTTCATGGGTGATGAAACTGAAGCGCGCAACTACAGCTATAGTTTAGAGGTCGGAGCAAACGGGAGGAAGCTGATATGGGAGGGGACGCCACGCAGCATTCGCTGTAGCCACCGCAAGGTGAGGGATAGTCACGACGGTCTGATCATCCAACGGAACATGGCGCTGTTTTTCTCAGGAGACAAGAAGGAGCTTAAGCTTAGAGTTACCGGAAGAATCTGGAAGGAACAGCAGAACCCAGACACAGGAGTCTGCATACCAAATCTTTCTATCTAA